Proteins encoded together in one Eubalaena glacialis isolate mEubGla1 chromosome 7, mEubGla1.1.hap2.+ XY, whole genome shotgun sequence window:
- the LOC133094877 gene encoding homeobox protein Hox-B3-like, protein MAAAAWPAPRGPARWLQCGPESNRLSQRDVSAPPFRPLIPPPPRAGLPSLPPPPAAPGSRTLRPRSFVIVTSQRDGPGWNLLLLRDVKSRAGGSSAAGLRGRRERRGGGGCRVGGGSGGGGGCDRPRPSAAKRRASLQVC, encoded by the exons ATGGCGGCGGCGGCGTGGCCGGCTCCCCGCGGCCCTGCCCGCTGGCTCCAGTGCGGGCCCGAGAGCAACAGGTTAAGCCAGCGAGACGTCAGCGCGCCCCCTTTCCGCCCCCTGATTCCTCCCCCGCCTCGCGccggcctcccctccctccctccgccccccGCGGCTCCGGGTTCCCGGACGCTCCGGCCGCGTTCTTTTGTCATTGTGACGTCACAAAGGGACGGGCCCGGGTGGAACCTTCTCCTCCTCCGTGACGTCAAAAGTCGGGCGGGAGGTTCCAGCGCGGCGGGGCTGCGGGGGAGGAGGGAGCGGCGCGGAGGCGGGGGCTGCCGCGtgggaggaggaagtggaggaggaggaggatgcgaCCGGCCTCGGCCTTCCGCCGCGAAACGCCGCGCTTCCCTCCAG GTTTGCTGA